The genomic window ctttcagctgctctcagtgtggataCCGTTACGGACAGAGAAGAAGCCTTATTAAACACATGAGAATTCATACGGGGGAAaaacctttcagctgctctcaatGCGGAAACACTTTCACGTGTAAGAAAAACCTGAAGAATCACATGTTAATTCACGCCGGGATAAAGCCTTTTAcctgctctcagtgtgggaagagttttaCCAGGAAAAGTCAACTTAAGGATCACATGCATATCCACTCTTCAGAAaaacctttcagctgctctcagtgcggaaagagtttcacGCGTAAAACAAACCTTAAGACTCACATGTTAATTCACGATGGAATaaagcctttcagctgctctgagTGTGGAAAGACTTTCACTCAGAAAGGACACCTTAAGGATCATCTGGTAACTCACTCTTCAGAaaagcctttcagctgctctcagtgcggaagCACCTTCACTCGTAAAGCGGACCTTAAGAAGCACATGTTAATTCATAACGGAATAAAGCCTTTTAcctgctctcagtgtgggaagagtttcacacAGAAAGTAAGCCTGATGAaacacatgagaattcacagcAGGGGAAAGCGTTATAGCTGCTCTCAGTGAAGAACGAACACCTTACGTATCACGTTAATTCATGCTGGAATAAAATGTTCACGTGCTGTCCGTGTGTATGGagtttacattcattcattttgcagatgcttttatctaagTGACTTACAATTTACAAAGCtataaaacaatgtaatatgTTCTGTTTACATACAACACACTAATAAATATACCATGTAcgttaaaatgtgcatattctTTTTCTGTACTTTTCCCAGTTTTACCTAGCGCTGAAATCCAGCTGAGAACACGTAGGGCCCGAATTGATTGCATCTGGGCCCGGGCAGTGTCATCCCTTAAAACAACACGCCATCGTTTAATTGTGCAAAAACACgctgaaattgtattttcaagtcaattttatttattc from Puntigrus tetrazona isolate hp1 unplaced genomic scaffold, ASM1883169v1 S000000183, whole genome shotgun sequence includes these protein-coding regions:
- the LOC122333143 gene encoding gastrula zinc finger protein XlCGF8.2DB-like; translated protein: MVFVKEESEENMREPETWRIKQEEPEILRIKHEEPERWRIKHEEQGGLMKVKEERQDLDEVEEEHHDVDEEKSESCRVQITDVKRPFSCSQCGYRYGQRRSLIKHMRIHTGEKPFSCSQCGNTFTCKKNLKNHMLIHAGIKPFTCSQCGKSFTRKSQLKDHMHIHSSEKPFSCSQCGKSFTRKTNLKTHMLIHDGIKPFSCSECGKTFTQKGHLKDHLVTHSSEKPFSCSQCGSTFTRKADLKKHMLIHNGIKPFTCSQCGKSFTQKVSLMKHMRIHSRGKRYSCSQ